The region AAAAGGCCATCCCACCGGGCGCCGCCCTTTTTGGCTTCAGCCACATGTATGGCGGCATTCCTGGAGGGCAAGCCGAGTTCGTGCGTGTTCCCAAAGCTAATACCGGGCCTTTCAAAGTCCCTGGGACGCTGTCGGACGAGAAAGTTCTGTTCCTCTCGGACATCTTGCCGACCGCCTTCCAGGCCGTGACAAACACCGGCATTAGCGCTGGATCAAGCATTGCCATCTACGGCGCAGGGCCGGTCGGATTGTTGAGCGCCGCCTGCGCGCGAATGCTGGGTGCTGATCAGATTTTCATGGTTGATCACCACGCCTATCGCTTGGCTTATGCACAGAAAACTTATGGCGTGATTCCGATAAATTTTGACGAAGACGATGATCCTGCAGACACGATCATTCGACAAACCAAAGGCATGCGGGGCGTGGATGGTGTCGTGGATGCAGTAGGTTTTGAAGCCAAAGGCAGTACCACCGAAACGGTGCTTGCGACCCTCAAGCTCGAAGGCAGTAGCGGCAAGGCATTACGCCAATGTATCGCAGCGGTTAGACGCGGCGGAGTTGTGAGTGTGCCTGGTGTGTACTCGGGCTTCATTCACGGATTCCTATTTGGTGACGCGTTCGACAAGGGGCTGACCTTCAAAATGGGACAAACCCATGTGCAACGTTTTCTTCCAGAACTACTCGGCCACATCGAGACGGGTCGCCTTGCCCCGGACGTCATCATCAGCCATCGCATGTCGCTCGAACAGGCAGCTGAGGGCTACAAGATTTTCGACAAGAAGGAAGAGGATTGCAGAAAGGTCATTCTGACACCTGGCGATAGCCACATCGCTAGTCCGGAGCGCGATAGCAGCGCAACACTGTTGACCACCTAAGTCTATCGGTAAGTGGAAAGGACGAGATGGTTCGGTTCTTTACCGAAAACTCTCGTCCTTTCATTTGGGGGGCGATCCGAAAATGGTAACGGTTTTCCACCCTGGTCGGCCTCGACTCTCCAGTTCGTTCAGGTATTGAAGACGATCTGTGATCTGTGTCATCAATAGATTCGCAAGGGGCCACAAAATCCTGAAATGCGAATACACTCACAAACTGACTCATCAAACGCCGGCAGGTGCGCTCGGCTAAGGGATCTCTGATTGATCGTACAGTGGGAAGGTTTTCTGCCTATTGAAGGATCGGTGATCGTCATCGAAGACGATCCGACCTTGCGAGCATTGATGGAGGAAATCGTATCGGAGGTCGGAGGGAAGGCAATCTCCTTTGAGACAGCAGATGATGCGTTAACCTATTTGCTTCAAACTCATGAACAGTGTCGTTTGGTGATCGCAGATCACGGCGTACCCGGCCAGATACAAGGGATCGAATTTATCGAGATGGTAGGTAGTCGATGGCCATCGATTTCGGCAATCCTGACCTCTGGATATCTGATAGATCCTGAGGCAGTGCCGGCTTCTAGCATCTATCTGCACAAGCCGTGGTCATTAGATGATCTGGTTATCGCAATGGCGACTTTGTTGCAGCCTGGCATCGCGATTCATAAAGCCTGATTCACAGGATCGGAGCTGCGAGGTAGACTGGGATGGACTCGATTGTTCCTCTCATCAGAAGCTTGGTTAAAGCTTCCTCTATCTCATCAGCGGCACCGTGTTTGTGCTCCGTGAGTGACCACTGCCAGTAACGATCTGCCATCAGGCCGCCTACCGCTTCTGCACATAAGGCATCACAGCTCACGCCCATCTTTGTGGCTGATGCGATGACCGCTAAGAGTGCTTGCTCAAGTTGCTGAGTTCTATCGGAGGACAAGATACCGACTCCATGAAAAATGAAGCCGTAGCATGAGCCGATATCAATTTGACATCAAAGGCGATCTATAAGGTTGATCCTCCCGCATCTATCTGCTCAATGTCCCGGAGCTCTGCATTCGCTTGATTCAAAGCTGGTTTTACGTGCAGCCATCTCACTGCGAAGCTCGCCTATCAGTTCGGCAATCGCACGACTCGAATTAAGTGGGGCCGTCGACACACCAGTGACCAAAAGCTCAACGCTACCTGATGAAGGCTCTGTGACCTTGATCATCAGCGAACCATCCAGGTTCAGGGTGCAAGAGCAGGACAGAGGCAGGAAACCGCACTCAATAATATGTCGGAGTTCAAGAGCGGAAATCATCACGTTCTCCTAAGGGCAGTGTTCATTGATTGTTGTCCAAATTCGCAGCTAGTCAAAGGCTCGATGAAGCAATTTCGACACGCATTTTAAGACTACTTTTGCTGAAACGTTGCTGCTGCCTGTGTGCACTGCAACGCATTTCTGACAAAGAATTACGCATCGCTCTGACCCTTCTATTTCGCAGCTGTTCGGGGTGCCAATCAAAAAACGAGGAGATTTCGAACGCAGAAAGCCAGGCTAAAAAACGCCCTCAAAGAAAGACAGAAAAACGTTGGAATTTTTTCTGAGAGCACCACTCTGTTGCCTATGAGCGTAAGGAGGGACTCATGAGCCTAACGGATATTTTCGTCATCGAGTACAAGCTTCACGGGCAGCCAAAGTCATTCGTCATTCGCGCCAAAACAATGCGCAATACAGACGCATGGCATTGGGCAAGCTGCGATGCAGGCCTAGCCCCAATTCCTAAACCTGGTAAACCTCCGTTGAAGGTCGTGTCAAAACCTCAGGCAGAGCGGTACGGTGTCACAGATGTGAAATGGCGCGAGACAGCTGCCCTGAATTGGACGGATGCATAGACAAAGATATTTTACGTAGCGATATCCCTGCGAGTTTTAGTGCAGAAGAGGAGCAGTCAGATGCTGAAGCAGATGCCCGCGATGAACAAACCGACATTCTTGCGAGCCAAGTGGGCATCGACGTGCGACAGCTAATCAGCACCTTTCGCGCAAAGGTTTTCCGCCAAACCCGTCATGGGCTTTGCCATCATAGTCAGACAATCGGCTATGCCCAGGCGCCCCCTTCTTCGATTTTCGAGATGAAGCTTTTGCGCCTTCTGCCAATGCTTCGACTTGGTCGGCAGCGGTAACGCCGAACTGGCCAAATTGCGCACCTGCTTTCTATCTCAGACAGCCGAGCGCCTCAGGGATGTCCTACTGCAGCTGTTGAAAATCCTGAAGCGTCCCATCATGGTGGCGCGAATGTCAGGCAATCGGCACCTTCATGAGAAAAGTGGTGCCTTGCTCCAAATCAGAAATAACGTCGATGGATCCTTTATGTGAGGAGACGATTTCTGAAGCCATAAAAAGGCCTAAAGGAAGAGTCGCGATATTAGTAGCTTACCCATGAACTTCAAATGGGGACTGAGCCCCAGCCTTTCTCATTGATGTACATGATTGACGCATCGCCGGTTTTCACAGCTATTTTGATGTTCTTGATCAATAAGTCAGAGCAGCCTTGAGCCGGTAGCGCTGAAAGCCTGTGCACGCCCATAGTAAGTCCAAAATTGGCTACCTCCCCCGCTTCAAAATCGGCAGCGGGCGTCCCATCTATAAAAAAATGGATCGTGCACTGGCCATCATCTGATTCGTCACGCACCACGACCAGATGGGCATCTGATCGATTGGTGAAACCGTAAAGCCTCGACGTTGGAACCAGGTCGGCTTGATCTGGAGAATAATGTGACAACTGAACGCATCCTGAAATCGCAGCAACTGCAGCAAGGAAAATGATAGATTTCATCCCTTCCCCCAAAAGTTCTTGCACCAGAATGTGGAAATGTTAGAGGCCTAACGTCAAGGATCTAAGCCTCTTTTCAAGCACATCCTCGAAATGCGCTAAAAGCAAATCACATCGATCTTGGGTGAGGCCTGACCAACAAGAAATTCCCAATATGAAACCCTCGGCCTTCGCTCCATTTTTCACAGCAAGAATCATCGATCCAGCATTTTCAATATCATGGATTATCCTCTCTGCTCGACGCCTTATCTCCTTAGGCAGATCGCCTGTATGGTCGCTCATGGCTTACCTCCCGCCTCCTCCAATAATGCATTTCGCTGGCAGCCGGAGCATCACGGCCATATGCATTAACGGACAGAAATGACCGGTTGTAGTTTCGATTTTTTGGAGTACAGGAGAGTCGTTGGGGGCCCATCAAAGCGGTCGGCAGACGCTGGGGCGCTCATCACACAACCGCGCTGGCTTAGACAGCTTCTTGGATTCTTAGCGTGGCAGCCCGTCAGGTGCGATTGCAACGTTGCTGGTTAGCAGACGAAAAATCCTAGAAAACTGCGCATGGCCGCCCTAATTGCTGGAGTTCAGAACCTGAATTGGCCTCGAGCCTGTAGGTTTGGGGAGTACATTGTTAATCGCTGCTACGGCGTTCGATACCACTTATGACGCACAGACCTATCTGTTCAAATCATACGACCAGTGCCGGCTGTGAGTCGCAAACCACAGGGCTTCTGGTAAAGTTTCGAGCTCACCGAACAAATGTGAAGTGCCTGCCGGTGCATGAGATCGGCCATCACGCCTGGGACATTTTGTGTAATACAGCTCGGGATGTCTCAGTCACCTAAATCAAAGCAACATTTCTACCAGCTATTCTTCGAAGTCGGAGGAGCTAACCTAGGCCCCCTCGCGTGTCGTTTGAATGCTGCTCCAGCTCAATGGCCTCAAGTAGATATTCCCGGAGCACACTCATCAGGCGAAACGAAGCGAAGCTAGCCTCCGCATCGGATTCTTCCTTAAAAGCTTCCGCCTGCTCGGGAGTTTTGCACCGGTATCGATATCCTTCACGGTCTGTTGCTTCGCCATAGAAAACATCGCCATCGGGACTGGTAAGCCTCACTACCCAGGTCATAACGGCTCCATCGAGCACATAGCGCCGGCCTCAATCATGTGGTGAAACACGTTTGGGGTGATCTTCTGCAGGTGTACTCAGAAATGCATCCCAGAGTGCATACGCATTACGCTGTCTATTGGCCGCCGCATCCCATTGATGCCCTGACACACATCTCGATGCAACCAGCGTCATCATTCCCATCGTAGCGGCGTCAAGCTCAATCAAAAGCTCGTGAGATTTGATCCTGAAATCTTCAATCGATGTCATTGCTTTTTCCTCCCTTGGAAATTGAGCCTATGAACTGATGTCTCATAGGAGGTTGAGTATGGCAATTCGAAAGTATTCAAGCGCCCTGACCGCCGGCAAATTACTCCAACGGAAATCTGTCACGGCTATTCGACGACGCTAGGGCATCAATTCATCGCCCTAGTACGAGGTGCGCGCAAATTTTCTTACGATTTCCGTTCGAAGAATATTGATAAACGCAGACGCGGATGCCTGTTCAGCTTTCGGGCAACCAGTAGATGCGCCCCAGGAAAGTTGCTTAGTCACGCCCCTAGCCGGTGACGGTGACTATGACAGCTGAGATTTGATCACGGAGTTCTGTGAGTGCCTTCCCTCAGATCGGAAACAAAGCCTTGAATGTTGTCCCAGCATCAATTGTAGAGGTAACGGAAACCGTGCCACCGTGTGCCTTTACGATTTCGCTTACGATGAAAAGCCCCAAACCTACGCTGCGGGTATCTTGAGGAAGATTGACTCCGCGAGTCATCGGGCTAAAAACAGTGGCAAGGAAGTCTGGAGAAATCGGTGTACCCCAGTTGTGCACCAACAACTCAAAGCCCAATTTCGTAATGGAGGATGTAACCGTCACGGGACGGTCTTCCGCACCGTAAGTGACTGCGTTAGAAATTAAGTTACCTGCCAATTGCGCAAGCCTATCGCCATCCGCGATACATAAACCATTGCCATGTGTTGAATGGACAAGCTCTCGTTTGGGATAAACGATTCTGAGTTGCTCGACGGTTCCCGCGATGAGCAGATGAAGATCGGTGGTCGCTTTCGTAATTCCGATACCACGCCCTATACGCGCCTGCGTGAAGTCCAACAAATCGTTGATGAGCCTGCGCGCTCTTAGCGCCGCGTCCTGAGCGTGACGAACAAATTTTTGCTGCTTCGGCGTTAATGCCTGGCGATCAAGCATTTCCATGGACATTGATATCACCGAAAGAGGGTTACGCAGGTCGTGACTTACGATCCCGATCATCTGCTCGGAAAAAAGGGCGCGATCTTCAGCCGCAGCTTGCTCACGTTTTACGTCGGTAATGTCATGAAGGATGCCAACAAACCGAACAAGCTTATTATCAGGATCGAATGCGGCGCGACCAGTCGACAGCACGGTACGCTGAACGCCGTCAATTCCGTTCAATCGATAGATGCAGCGATATTCCTGAGCTACCGACTCAAGAGCCGCCGAAAAGAGACCGGCTTCCCGGTGCTGGTCTTGGGGCTCAATGAAGGTTGAGTAAGCGGCTGCGGAAACAAACTGGCTAGATGAGTAACCAAGCAGGCGCGCGACGCTCTCATCGTAACGGCGCTCGCGTGTCACAGGGTCGACATCCCAGACATGCATCTGGGCAGACTCTAACGCAACCCGCAGCCTGGCATCGGCTACCGAAAGATCTCGCTGGAGCGCTAAGTGTGCTTCGAGTGAATCCTCTGCCTGCCGCTTGGAAATCAATACTTCTTGCTCGAACCGGTGCCTCTCGATCACCACAAATGCCGAAACCTCATCGAAAGTGCCACCCGAGTGCTCTCTTCTTCTCACGTTGACAATCATCGGCACTTTTTTTCCGTCAGACGTTGCAAACTCAAGCTTTACCTCGGAAATGGAACCTTGCATTTCCAATAAAGGTATCCAATGAGTTTGATGAAAAATTCGCCCCCCGATGGTAAGCAATTCTTGCAATTTACGATGGCCAATTAACTGGTCTTTCGGGTATCCAAGCCATTCGCAAAAAGTGGTGTTCACCCGGAGGATTACTCCGGCCTTACTCGTGACAATAAGGGCACAGGGAGCGTACTCATAAAGTGGATCAGCACCAGGAAGCGAGTCGGCATCAGCCTGCATCAGCAATTCGACTCTGAACGCTTTCAATAAAGCTTTGGATCGCATTAATGCAGAGATCAGGTGCACTGAGGTGTGGACAGTGGCCCATGTTTTCAATCACCTCAAGTCGATTATCTGGGATCACCTTATGGAGGTAGTGACCAACCTCTACAGGCGCGATGATGTCCTCGGACGACTGAATAATCAGCGCCGGCGCCTGCAACCTAGCGACATCACTACGATTGTCCGAAAGGAAGGTCACCCTCGCGAATCGCTTTGCAATGTCCGGATCTGTCTGACAGAAACTGTTAGTCAACTCGACGCCAAGGTGTGGTTGTCCAGGCGCGCCCATGATGGCGGGAGCCATGGAGCTCGACCAGCCAAGGTAATTGCTTTCCAGAGTATCCAAGAGAGAGTCGATGTCTTCCCGGCTGAATCCGCCAAAGTAATCCCCATCGTTGATGTAGGAGGGAGAAGGCCCAACCATCACATGCGCTCCGATAAGGCCCGGACGCGTATTGGCAGCGATTACTCCAGCCATAGCACTGACTGAATGCCCCACAAATATGACCGGCCCGCTGGCAAACTCATTGATGATTTCGACGATGTCCTGTGCGTATCCTTTCAAGGTTGAATATCTTGCAACCTCATAAGCCGAAAGGTCAGACTTACCACACCCTACAACGTCGAAAAGAATCGTTTGATAGCTTTCTGAAAAAGCAGGCTCAACCAGTCTCCACATATTTTGATCGCAACCAAAACCGTGCGCAAAAACCAAAGTGGCAGGGCCCGAACCTCGAACGCGAACGTTGTTGCGAATTTGTATAGACATGTTTGACCCTGCGTCGATGGGGATTGGATTCGTTGAAGCGGGTTTTGGCAGTCTACGTCGTGTGCCTCAACTGCAGCTGAGAGGGGGCTGCATAGCTCGCTCGCTACCTTGTGAAAGATATTATAGGTACGGGGCGGCCAACGAAGCATGAATAGGCATCAGACAAACAAGACGCCAATGAATTCATTCGAGCGGATGGTTAGCAGTGAGCCACCAGTATAACGCCTTGTGAGCTTGGGCTTATGTCCATGACTATGCCTGCTCATTGCACCAAGAGCTCACTGAAAGACGACGGTTCAGCTAGGCTTTCCTCATCGAAAGCTCAAGCCTCATCGAAAGCTCAAGGAAGATCCCCATGCCAGATAGCTCTGAAGCGAACATAGCAGCAGCAGACGCTCTCACACTGCTACTTCACAACCAACATGCAATCTGCGCGGCCATTGAAGAGGTAACCAACTGGCTCTCTGAAAGCGGAGCGGAACACATCGCCGCCAATGCAATCGCATCGATGGAAACGCTCGACAAGAATGCTCAAGGCATCACAGATGCCATCATGCGCCTACGTCAATCCTACGCTTAAACGTCAGCCTTTCAGTCATCTCGATGGAACGTTGCGCCAGACCCCATCCTCTATCGCAACACCAGCGTATCTGAGGACTTCATCATGATTGACCCAGCAACCGGTATGAAGGCAGGCGAGCGCTACATCGTAAAAAGTCTCGGACGCACACGACATTTCCCAGGCTTCTTCCTCGACGGGAAATATTACCTCTGCCCCGAATTGATGACGGCCATAGGTTGGCTGGAAGGACAGCAGTTTTATTACGATGAGCTTGATCCCACGGGTGAGCCAGTATTTCCCGATCGACTTGCCGGCACTGTCGAAGACCTCACCCTGATTCTCGCGGACGGTGCGCGTTTGCCGTTAAACGAAATGCAGTACGAAGCAGAGATCGATCTCTCTGACATTCCGATCAGTCTTACTCCACCGGCATCAGGAGAACGACATGCTCCGACAAGCGATCAACACGGAGCTGAGGGCATCCGGATGTCAGGTAAACATCCCTACCCAATACTCCTGGCGGCGGGCGCTGCGCTGATACTGGGAATACTGTTTGGGGTCAAACAAGCTAAACGCCTTCCTACCCGAAAGCTGAGGTAGTCGTCCTTCGTGAATTCTCTGCAGAAGCGCCCTTTGAAAGGTCGTAGAGAAGTAATGCATCCAGTGACCCCTGACGGTCGTTACTTCGTTGTCCAGGGACAGCTGTGGCGATGTTCCAATCCTGCCCTGAAAGACGATGAGCGGCAGAGTCTTGTAAACGAGCTTATGGCAGCTCGACGTGACGTTAAGAAAGCAAAGGCTTCGGGAGACGCCTCGCAGGTTAAGTTGGCTCGGGAAAACGTACTAAAAGCCAAGGTAGCCCTCGGGGAACGGGGCCCTGTTTGGTGGAACGATGGGAGGCAAGACTTCAATATGCACCAGGTCATCAATTCACCCTATGCTGAGTGGTTCAGCTCGCTTCTTGAATCTGATTAATTTCCGGTTCAAGGTCGATATCTAATTAACACAGTCGGCTAACAAAAAAGGCCCTCAAGGGCCTTTTTTGCAATCAATGCTGGAAGACCGACTCTTTCAACACAATCGCCTTCCACGCGTCCCCACCGCAAGAGCGGATTGCAAGAAGATATCGATTGCAATCGAAGTCATATGATACGCACTGCGCTCAATTTTTTTTGCAAGCAACTTTTCGACTAAATCTATGACTTCCAAGATTTTGAAAGGCTTGCGCAGGAATGAAGCGTAGCCAGAGCATCTTTCCGCCACAGTAGGCTCGGGCAAGGAACTCATCAGAATTATGGGAATTTTCTTTAGCTCTGGATGGTTGGACAGGGAGGCAATTAGCGCAGCCCCATCCATAACCGGCATCATAAAATCGGTGATCACCAGATCTGGACGCGTTTCACCCGCTTTTTCTAATGCTTGCCGTCCGTTAGCAGCAAGGATCGAACGATGGCCCTCATCCTCAAGTACGTCCTCAAGGAGGCTGGCAATACCAAACTCATCATCGACGATCAGGACGATAGCCATAATTAGTCCTTGCCTTTCGGTTGCAGCGCAGCCGAACTTGCAACTGTGATCCGCTCCGCTGTTGGGTCGACTTGTGACAGGATGGTTTCGGCAGTTTCGTATGTATCGTTAATGACCAGCCCGGAATTAGTGATGGTGTATTCGTGTAGCGACGGATTGAAATTGCTGTTTCTCACTTTCAAAATTGAGAGCAGCCGGTACAGACTGGATCGTACTTCGACGAAACGTAACAGCACCATATTCTCAGCGATGCTAGAGATATCATTGACAGGTATTCGAATAGCCGGGCCCAAGATGTCAGGCACTTCCAAAGAATAAACAGTCGTTACGCCTAGCACTCGCAGCTCATTAGCCAGCGCGGTGAAAAAATGATCCATTCTCGCTGGCTCAACTGCTGCCTTGGTAAAGCCTCCAAGCCCGTCTATGAACAGTCGACGAACTCCGCGTCGTCGGATGGCCGCCAGCAATCTTTCACCGTAGGCGTCAAGCAGGTCGTCGGTGGGAGGCTGCCACATGATTTCCACGGTGCCTGCGTCGATCATATTGGCTAAAGCTGTGCTCATCACCTCGACTTTGGCCCGAGTGCGCTCGGGGGTTTCATAAAACCCGAACATTAGGCCAGGCTCATCTTCTGATGACTCAGATAGGAAGTGCAGACCAATTGTTGTCTTTCCGGCTCCCGATGGCCCCATGACCATG is a window of Pseudomonas sp. 10S4 DNA encoding:
- a CDS encoding zinc-dependent alcohol dehydrogenase codes for the protein MRALTYHGAHSVKVDTVPDPVIEDSDDIILRVTATAICGSDLHLYRGKIPTVEHGDIFGHEFMGIVEETGSAVTAVQAGDRVVIPFVIACGSCFFCQMDLFAACETTNTGRGAILNKKAIPPGAALFGFSHMYGGIPGGQAEFVRVPKANTGPFKVPGTLSDEKVLFLSDILPTAFQAVTNTGISAGSSIAIYGAGPVGLLSAACARMLGADQIFMVDHHAYRLAYAQKTYGVIPINFDEDDDPADTIIRQTKGMRGVDGVVDAVGFEAKGSTTETVLATLKLEGSSGKALRQCIAAVRRGGVVSVPGVYSGFIHGFLFGDAFDKGLTFKMGQTHVQRFLPELLGHIETGRLAPDVIISHRMSLEQAAEGYKIFDKKEEDCRKVILTPGDSHIASPERDSSATLLTT
- a CDS encoding response regulator; the encoded protein is MIVQWEGFLPIEGSVIVIEDDPTLRALMEEIVSEVGGKAISFETADDALTYLLQTHEQCRLVIADHGVPGQIQGIEFIEMVGSRWPSISAILTSGYLIDPEAVPASSIYLHKPWSLDDLVIAMATLLQPGIAIHKA
- a CDS encoding DUF1652 domain-containing protein; protein product: MISALELRHIIECGFLPLSCSCTLNLDGSLMIKVTEPSSGSVELLVTGVSTAPLNSSRAIAELIGELRSEMAARKTSFESSECRAPGH
- a CDS encoding DUF6555 family protein, which codes for MSLTDIFVIEYKLHGQPKSFVIRAKTMRNTDAWHWASCDAGLAPIPKPGKPPLKVVSKPQAERYGVTDVKWRETAALNWTDA
- a CDS encoding PAS domain-containing sensor histidine kinase, coding for MQADADSLPGADPLYEYAPCALIVTSKAGVILRVNTTFCEWLGYPKDQLIGHRKLQELLTIGGRIFHQTHWIPLLEMQGSISEVKLEFATSDGKKVPMIVNVRRREHSGGTFDEVSAFVVIERHRFEQEVLISKRQAEDSLEAHLALQRDLSVADARLRVALESAQMHVWDVDPVTRERRYDESVARLLGYSSSQFVSAAAYSTFIEPQDQHREAGLFSAALESVAQEYRCIYRLNGIDGVQRTVLSTGRAAFDPDNKLVRFVGILHDITDVKREQAAAEDRALFSEQMIGIVSHDLRNPLSVISMSMEMLDRQALTPKQQKFVRHAQDAALRARRLINDLLDFTQARIGRGIGITKATTDLHLLIAGTVEQLRIVYPKRELVHSTHGNGLCIADGDRLAQLAGNLISNAVTYGAEDRPVTVTSSITKLGFELLVHNWGTPISPDFLATVFSPMTRGVNLPQDTRSVGLGLFIVSEIVKAHGGTVSVTSTIDAGTTFKALFPI
- a CDS encoding alpha/beta fold hydrolase, with product MSIQIRNNVRVRGSGPATLVFAHGFGCDQNMWRLVEPAFSESYQTILFDVVGCGKSDLSAYEVARYSTLKGYAQDIVEIINEFASGPVIFVGHSVSAMAGVIAANTRPGLIGAHVMVGPSPSYINDGDYFGGFSREDIDSLLDTLESNYLGWSSSMAPAIMGAPGQPHLGVELTNSFCQTDPDIAKRFARVTFLSDNRSDVARLQAPALIIQSSEDIIAPVEVGHYLHKVIPDNRLEVIENMGHCPHLSAPDLCINAIQSFIESVQSRIADAG
- a CDS encoding short chain dehydrogenase, encoding MIDPATGMKAGERYIVKSLGRTRHFPGFFLDGKYYLCPELMTAIGWLEGQQFYYDELDPTGEPVFPDRLAGTVEDLTLILADGARLPLNEMQYEAEIDLSDIPISLTPPASGERHAPTSDQHGAEGIRMSGKHPYPILLAAGAALILGILFGVKQAKRLPTRKLR
- a CDS encoding response regulator produces the protein MAIVLIVDDEFGIASLLEDVLEDEGHRSILAANGRQALEKAGETRPDLVITDFMMPVMDGAALIASLSNHPELKKIPIILMSSLPEPTVAERCSGYASFLRKPFKILEVIDLVEKLLAKKIERSAYHMTSIAIDIFLQSALAVGTRGRRLC